Proteins from a single region of Sphaerochaeta globosa str. Buddy:
- a CDS encoding serine dehydratase subunit alpha family protein, with translation MDKYLKVLRKEMRPAMGCTEPAASALAGAKAAQLLTGYPTSLEVITSRDMVKNAMGVGLPNCSLKGIQAAVALGASGGDVEKGLSILSDLCPEQIQRASALPVLLSIETEVPSLYIKVIAKNDEGYAIAVISGEHDRFSYLEQHGQVLLSLAVDACGSSLEEEDAQFLGNTSLSELLAWVQSAPQEALDLVLEAKETNMAIAKHAMEHSYGLSVGRIASEPIGKEPSSLSEAFSLASAMAAAASDARMAGCPLPVIINSGSGNQGITLTVPLGVVGSYLKCSDEKLGRALLLSQLIGLALTAKKNRLSALCGAFTAAIGTACGLVYLLDGTLLEMDRAFNTMVGNLTGIICDGAKMTCALKIYSCVEAANLACKLAFRGMSPGNESGIVGKTSKESMDFLSRISHEGMEETDKTILSIMLGKQA, from the coding sequence ATGGATAAGTATCTGAAGGTATTACGCAAAGAAATGCGCCCTGCGATGGGCTGCACAGAACCTGCAGCCTCAGCCCTTGCCGGTGCTAAGGCTGCACAGCTGTTGACTGGTTATCCTACATCCCTGGAAGTAATTACCAGTAGGGACATGGTAAAGAATGCCATGGGAGTAGGACTGCCCAATTGCTCACTCAAAGGTATTCAAGCTGCTGTTGCACTCGGTGCCTCCGGTGGGGATGTCGAGAAAGGTTTGAGTATTCTCAGTGATCTTTGCCCAGAGCAAATTCAGCGGGCAAGTGCGTTGCCTGTTTTGCTTTCCATCGAAACAGAGGTTCCTTCACTCTATATCAAAGTGATCGCCAAGAATGATGAAGGGTATGCGATTGCTGTCATCAGCGGTGAGCATGACCGTTTTAGTTATCTTGAGCAGCATGGACAGGTCTTGCTCAGTTTGGCTGTCGATGCCTGTGGCTCTTCCTTGGAAGAGGAGGATGCCCAGTTTCTGGGAAATACTTCCTTGTCTGAATTGCTTGCATGGGTACAGAGTGCACCACAAGAAGCTCTGGATTTGGTCCTGGAAGCGAAAGAAACCAATATGGCGATAGCCAAGCATGCCATGGAGCATTCCTATGGGCTTTCTGTGGGGAGGATTGCTTCTGAACCCATTGGTAAGGAACCTTCAAGCCTGTCTGAAGCGTTCAGTCTTGCTTCGGCTATGGCTGCTGCAGCCAGTGATGCAAGAATGGCTGGTTGTCCGCTTCCGGTTATTATCAACAGCGGCAGCGGCAACCAGGGGATTACCCTTACGGTTCCTCTGGGGGTTGTTGGTTCCTATTTGAAGTGCAGTGATGAGAAACTGGGTAGGGCTTTATTGCTCAGTCAACTGATTGGCCTTGCCTTGACGGCGAAAAAGAATAGACTCAGTGCCTTGTGTGGGGCCTTTACCGCAGCCATCGGTACTGCCTGCGGACTGGTGTACCTGCTCGACGGCACTCTGTTGGAAATGGATAGGGCATTCAATACCATGGTGGGCAACCTTACCGGTATTATTTGCGATGGGGCGAAAATGACGTGTGCGCTGAAGATTTACAGCTGTGTAGAAGCTGCAAACCTCGCGTGCAAGCTTGCTTTCAGGGGAATGTCTCCGGGAAATGAGAGCGGTATTGTTGGAAAGACCAGTAAAGAGAGTATGGATTTCCTATCGAGAATCAGCCATGAAGGTATGGAAGAAACGGATAAAACGATTCTTTCCATCATGTTGGGAAAACAAGCATGA
- a CDS encoding exonuclease domain-containing protein: protein MNYVAIDFETANGYPGGACSVALARFDEEGMLLDTYYSLIHPKHPYFDPSMTAVHQLKDEECLAAPEFDVIWPQMRDFIGKDLLVAHNAVFDMGVLKGCFEVYDLEARQMTYLCTLTIARKVWPKMLSYKLSYLVDYYGMEYQAHYALDDAIMCGKMMHKLCYGHLYEMLDLRRFLITKGIEPKFIENQRKDADFFL, encoded by the coding sequence ATGAACTATGTTGCAATAGATTTTGAAACGGCGAATGGATATCCGGGCGGCGCTTGCTCGGTCGCTTTGGCTCGATTTGATGAAGAAGGGATGTTGCTGGACACGTATTATTCACTTATTCATCCAAAGCACCCGTATTTCGATCCAAGCATGACAGCGGTGCACCAACTCAAGGACGAAGAATGCCTTGCCGCTCCCGAATTCGATGTGATTTGGCCGCAGATGCGGGACTTCATCGGAAAAGATTTGTTGGTGGCCCACAACGCAGTCTTCGATATGGGCGTACTCAAAGGATGCTTTGAGGTGTATGACCTGGAAGCACGGCAAATGACCTATCTCTGTACGCTGACTATTGCAAGGAAAGTCTGGCCGAAGATGCTCAGCTACAAACTAAGCTACTTGGTGGACTACTATGGAATGGAATATCAGGCGCATTATGCCCTTGATGATGCAATCATGTGCGGGAAAATGATGCACAAGCTTTGTTACGGGCACCTGTACGAGATGCTCGACCTACGCCGCTTTTTGATCACCAAGGGCATTGAGCCGAAATTTATCGAGAACCAGCGAAAAGACGCAGATTTTTTCCTATAA